A stretch of DNA from Candidatus Baltobacteraceae bacterium:
CCCCCGCATCCGGGCCGCTCTCCAGCAGCCCTTCACACCGGGAGGGGCTCGCAGACATGCAGCCCAAGCCGCCGCCACGGTAAGAAGTAATGGGGCGCGATAATCAGCTCCCAGGTAAGAAGGCTTTATGGCGCGACTCGCAGCGCGGGGTGGAAGCAGAATATACGGAACCGGCGAATTAGAGATTCAAGGTGGGAAAAGCGAATGTTCGCCGACAGTTCGGCTAAACAGTACCCGGCGCACCACGAGATTTTGGGGGAGGCGCCCCCGCCGAACAATGCCCTGAGTATGATGCTCGAGATGGTCGGCGCCGGGAAGCGGGTCCTCGACGTCGGTTGCGCTAGCGGATATCTCGGCGAGGCCCTCGGCGGGCGGGGTTGCTCGGTCACCGGCATCGACGTCAACGCACATGCTCTCGAACGTGCGCGAGAGCGTTGCGACGAAGCGTTCGCCGCCGATCTGGACGTCACGCCGCTTTCGCGCATTCTCGGCGAGCGCCAATTCGACGTCATCGTATTCGGGGACGTCCTCGAGCATGTGCGCAACCCGCTCGAGATCCTCGAAAGCGCACGAGCCCATCTTGGCGCTCATGGTTACGTCGTCGCATCGTTCCCCAACATCGGTCACGGCGCCGTTCGCCTGGCTCTTCTTGCAGGCCGTTTCGAATATCGGGAGCTGGGGTTGCTCGACGAGACGCACCTCCGCTTCTTCACGCGCAAAACGATCGATGAGTTGCTGTTGCACGCCGGCTTCTCGATCGACGAAATGCGTCAAACAACGCTCCCGCTCTTCGAGGAATCTGACCTGGTCCCGAAGGTCCGCCGCGAGGAGTTTCCGGCCGAAACGATCCAGGCGATCCTCGGCGATCCCGATCATGAGATTTTGCAGTTCGTCGTTCGAGCATCGCCGATCTCGGACGCCGCTCGTGTGCGTGCGCTCGGGCGCCGTTTTGCCATCGCAAACGACGCATTAGCCGACGCAGTAGGTCGCGTAGCGCGGCTTGAGCGCACTCTCGAACGACTCGATCGCAAACGCAAGACCTTGGAGCAAGAGTTTGAGCAATGCGAGCGCGAGCGAAGACTGCATCTGGCGGCGTCTGATCGTGCCGATGCTCTCGTCTCCGAGCACGCGAAGAGGATTGCAGACTTGCAGCAGCGCTTCGACCTCCTTTCGGAGCGATTCAATGTGCTTCAGGTCGAAAGGGATCGGGAGCGTGACGCACGCGAAGCGCTCGAGCAGCAGGCGTGCGCCTTTGCCCTTGAAGTCGAGGAGCGTGCAAGAGCGGACGCGGACGCCCTCTCCAAGGAGATCGTCGGCATCCATTCCGGGATGGGCTGGCGCCTCAGAAACGTTGTTCGGCGGGTACTCGGGCGTCGCTGACATCGAGCGATACGCTACCCGATAGCGAGGATGTCGTAGATCTCGGCTCCTAGATGCTCCAGACTTTCGCGCGAGAACGCATAATCGCTCAGCGATCCGAAGTACACCGCACACGTTCCCGCACGCGCGCCGGGATCGGCGGGATTACTGTAGCCGGCGGCATGAACGCCGTCCCCGCGCCGAGCAACGCTGCACCCCGCGGCGTAGGAGTCGCCGCCGGTGAACACCAAACCGCGCGCATATCCGGCAACGAACTGCACGGCGCCGTACAACGAGCGGATGAATCCGCGCGGCGACTCACAGAAGTAGAGACTTCCTTCATGCGAAGCCGGCGAATGCGGCTGATAGATGCCGCG
This window harbors:
- a CDS encoding methyltransferase domain-containing protein, yielding MVGAGKRVLDVGCASGYLGEALGGRGCSVTGIDVNAHALERARERCDEAFAADLDVTPLSRILGERQFDVIVFGDVLEHVRNPLEILESARAHLGAHGYVVASFPNIGHGAVRLALLAGRFEYRELGLLDETHLRFFTRKTIDELLLHAGFSIDEMRQTTLPLFEESDLVPKVRREEFPAETIQAILGDPDHEILQFVVRASPISDAARVRALGRRFAIANDALADAVGRVARLERTLERLDRKRKTLEQEFEQCERERRLHLAASDRADALVSEHAKRIADLQQRFDLLSERFNVLQVERDRERDAREALEQQACAFALEVEERARADADALSKEIVGIHSGMGWRLRNVVRRVLGRR